The Chitinophaga parva genome has a window encoding:
- a CDS encoding efflux RND transporter periplasmic adaptor subunit, with product MNKLIYFILPVTLAFMACKSKKQEPAAARENTTTENLVQLTDAQLQSAAVELTQLAPKNIAYTLHVSGKIDVPPQNMVSISFPLGGFLKDTRLLSGMQVTKGEAIATMEDPQYIQLQQDYLTARTKLDLLAKDYIRQKDLNSSKAASDKVFEQAEADYKSQQIQVSALAQKLKLIGVNAEKLDPSTISRTVNIYSPINGFVTAVNVNIGKYVNPTDVLFEIVDPSDIHLGLTVFEKDIPSLSKGQKVIAYTNTDPSKKYECAIILIGQDVGNNRSVEVHCHFEQYDKSLLPGTFMNADIETKNKQVQALPEAAVVANGGQQYVFVAHDKHTFEMVPVKTGGRENGFLEIQADDAATLAGKNIVAKGAYSLLMKVKNGGDEE from the coding sequence ATGAACAAGCTCATATATTTTATTCTTCCCGTTACCCTTGCCTTTATGGCCTGCAAATCAAAAAAACAGGAACCAGCTGCTGCCAGGGAAAACACCACCACTGAAAACCTGGTCCAGTTGACGGATGCACAGCTGCAATCAGCTGCAGTTGAGTTAACACAGCTGGCACCCAAGAACATCGCCTACACACTGCATGTAAGTGGCAAGATCGATGTGCCGCCGCAAAACATGGTGAGCATTAGTTTCCCGCTGGGTGGGTTCCTGAAAGACACCCGCCTGTTATCCGGTATGCAGGTTACAAAAGGCGAGGCGATTGCCACCATGGAAGATCCGCAATACATCCAGCTACAACAGGACTACCTCACGGCCAGGACAAAGCTGGACCTGCTGGCAAAAGACTACATCCGCCAGAAAGACCTGAACAGCAGCAAAGCCGCCAGTGACAAGGTGTTTGAGCAGGCGGAAGCCGATTACAAAAGCCAGCAGATCCAGGTAAGCGCATTGGCCCAAAAGCTGAAACTGATTGGCGTGAATGCAGAGAAACTGGATCCTTCCACCATCAGCCGTACCGTCAATATCTACTCTCCCATCAATGGATTTGTAACTGCCGTGAATGTCAACATTGGCAAGTATGTAAACCCCACGGATGTACTTTTTGAGATCGTTGATCCTTCCGACATTCACCTGGGGCTTACCGTTTTTGAAAAGGACATCCCAAGCTTATCCAAGGGGCAGAAAGTCATCGCTTACACAAATACTGATCCTTCCAAAAAATATGAATGCGCCATTATCCTCATTGGCCAGGATGTTGGCAACAACCGCAGCGTGGAGGTACATTGCCACTTTGAGCAGTATGATAAATCGCTGCTGCCAGGCACCTTCATGAATGCGGACATTGAAACAAAGAACAAACAAGTACAGGCACTCCCCGAAGCGGCGGTGGTAGCCAACGGTGGCCAGCAATATGTGTTTGTAGCACATGACAAGCACACCTTTGAAATGGTGCCGGTAAAAACAGGCGGCCGTGAAAACGGCTTTCTTGAAATACAGGCCGATGATGCTGCCACCCTTGCGGGAAAAAATATCGTTGCCAAAGGCGCCTATTCCCTGCTGATGAAAGTAAAGAATGGCGGGGATGAAGAATGA